Proteins from a single region of Bdellovibrio bacteriovorus HD100:
- a CDS encoding hypervirulence associated TUDOR domain-containing protein: MKPFKVHDKIQWQWLGRAITGTVEEVYLESVTRTIKGKKITRHGSPEKPAYLVKSDAGNEALKLHTELQPLKKTKGPFKIFADN; this comes from the coding sequence ATGAAGCCCTTTAAAGTGCACGACAAAATTCAATGGCAGTGGCTCGGCAGAGCCATTACAGGTACAGTTGAAGAAGTGTATCTGGAATCAGTCACCCGGACCATTAAAGGCAAAAAAATCACCCGCCATGGCAGTCCGGAAAAGCCGGCTTATCTTGTTAAGTCCGACGCGGGTAATGAGGCCCTGAAGCTGCATACCGAACTGCAACCTCTTAAGAAAACCAAGGGTCCATTCAAGATTTTTGCGGACAATTAA
- a CDS encoding ABC transporter permease — MTGFVTIFQREIARFLKVLVQTVITPFISSFLYLLIFGVSLGQQMASHQGVSYLSFLIPGLMMMGLINNAFQNSSSSIVSSKFSGDLEDLRVAPITDQEIIWAMSLGALVRGSIVAVITYGVGSLFMYYQQGEWLLVAHPLAALFFVVLAGLIFGMIGISIAFWANTFDQLSAFSAFILLPLTYLGGVFLSIEHLHPFWQTVSKANPLLYLINGLRYGILGVSDVNVWTAAVISLIGFGVFYAVALVSLRKGSFQRW, encoded by the coding sequence ATGACCGGATTTGTGACTATTTTTCAGCGCGAGATCGCGCGTTTCTTGAAGGTTCTGGTGCAGACGGTGATCACGCCGTTTATTTCGTCGTTCCTGTACCTTTTGATCTTTGGTGTGTCTTTGGGCCAGCAGATGGCCTCCCATCAGGGTGTCAGCTATTTGAGTTTCCTGATCCCGGGTCTGATGATGATGGGGTTAATCAATAACGCCTTTCAGAACTCATCCTCGTCGATAGTGTCTTCGAAATTCTCTGGCGATCTGGAGGATCTGCGTGTGGCGCCGATCACAGATCAGGAGATCATCTGGGCCATGAGTCTGGGGGCCTTGGTTCGCGGCAGTATTGTGGCAGTGATCACCTATGGGGTGGGTTCACTGTTCATGTACTATCAGCAGGGTGAATGGCTGCTGGTGGCCCATCCTTTGGCGGCTTTGTTCTTTGTTGTTCTGGCGGGACTTATCTTTGGCATGATCGGGATCAGCATCGCGTTTTGGGCGAACACCTTTGATCAGCTTTCGGCATTTTCGGCCTTCATTTTGCTGCCGCTGACATATCTTGGGGGAGTATTCCTTTCTATCGAACATCTGCATCCCTTCTGGCAGACTGTTTCCAAGGCGAATCCGTTGTTATATTTGATCAATGGACTTCGTTACGGGATACTGGGCGTGAGTGATGTGAATGTCTGGACAGCCGCCGTGATTTCACTGATCGGATTTGGTGTGTTCTATGCGGTGGCTTTGGTTTCTTTGCGCAAAGGCTCTTTCCAGCGCTGGTAG
- a CDS encoding ABC transporter ATP-binding protein, with the protein MILPLEITDLRKTYRGGTVEAVKGMSFTVKPGEIFGLLGPNGAGKTTIISTITTLEKPSSGTVKVFGVDVAKDPMFTKRQIGVVHQEIINSGFFDVEEILTFHSGYYGLRNNKERIHFLLEKLSLYEHRHKKVKQLSGGMKRRLMIAKALVHNPKLLLLDEPTAGVDIRLREDLWKFVQELRNEGMSILLTTHYLEEAQQLCDRVGIINLGSLVVLGDTKAIIREYTHKKIRVLLTEKQPIQSDYLVEVDGKEYCFVVPQNKTVGQFLNEVSIPTAQIADIQIEEGSLEDAFLKLVAKKEPQVSP; encoded by the coding sequence ATGATTTTGCCATTAGAGATTACAGATCTAAGAAAAACCTACCGAGGCGGCACGGTGGAAGCGGTGAAAGGAATGTCCTTCACCGTAAAACCGGGAGAGATCTTTGGACTTCTCGGTCCGAACGGGGCGGGAAAAACCACGATCATCTCGACCATCACCACTCTTGAAAAGCCAAGTTCCGGCACGGTGAAGGTGTTTGGTGTGGATGTGGCTAAAGACCCGATGTTCACCAAAAGACAAATCGGTGTCGTGCACCAGGAAATCATCAATTCCGGATTCTTTGATGTGGAAGAAATTCTGACCTTCCATTCCGGATACTATGGTCTGCGCAACAATAAAGAACGCATTCATTTTCTTCTTGAAAAGCTGTCTTTGTATGAACACCGCCATAAAAAAGTGAAGCAGTTGTCCGGGGGCATGAAGCGCCGTCTGATGATTGCTAAAGCGCTCGTGCACAATCCCAAACTTTTGCTTTTGGATGAGCCGACAGCTGGTGTGGATATCCGTTTGCGCGAGGACCTGTGGAAGTTTGTGCAGGAGCTGCGCAACGAAGGTATGTCCATTCTGCTGACAACGCATTATCTGGAAGAAGCCCAGCAGCTTTGTGACCGCGTCGGAATCATCAATCTGGGCTCGTTGGTGGTCCTGGGGGACACCAAAGCGATCATTCGTGAATACACGCATAAAAAAATCCGTGTGCTATTGACTGAAAAACAACCGATTCAATCCGACTATCTGGTCGAGGTTGACGGAAAGGAATACTGTTTCGTAGTGCCGCAGAATAAAACGGTGGGGCAGTTCCTGAACGAAGTCAGCATTCCCACGGCCCAGATTGCTGATATTCAGATCGAGGAGGGCAGTCTTGAAGATGCCTTCCTGAAACTTGTTGCGAAAAAAGAACCGCAGGTGTCGCCATGA
- a CDS encoding peptide chain release factor 3, whose product MQVTPQIQKEIQRRRTFAIISHPDAGKTTLTEKLLYHGGVIHETGEVKGKQGTKAVTSDWMAMEREKGISITSSVMTFDFDGLRVNLLDTPGHKDFSEDTYRVLMAVESACMLIDVAKGVEERTKKLYEVCRLRKIPIFTFVNKLDREGKDPLTLIDEVEKTLNMQCYPVTWPLGIGQRFRGIYNRLTKEIWIYDQRREEVEDYKIIPFEKGKDDQILYDYLDKESADQVLEELDLIESALPPFDVNEFLNGTISPVTFGSAKQNFGVDTFLQFFTKYAPGPQPRHLKDGKDMDPCDANFSGFVFKIQANMDKRHRDRIAFIRICSGKFERGMKVKHSRHDKELRLSYASQFVAADKETVDDAYAGDIVGVGDTGNFAIGDCVYASGKVHFEDIPKFAPELFGKLSVRDALKRQKMNEALNHLSEEGAIQLFIDPIVGHQDPIIGAVGELQFEVLIRRLQDEYNLEVKLSRLPYGVARWPRTEDGKPVTDLKGGANMFRDLQDNPVVLVNQEWDLNWLKRENPTVEFHTSISRAR is encoded by the coding sequence ATGCAAGTCACTCCTCAGATCCAAAAAGAAATTCAGCGTCGCCGCACGTTTGCGATCATCTCTCACCCGGATGCGGGTAAGACCACGCTGACAGAAAAATTGCTTTATCACGGGGGCGTGATCCACGAAACCGGGGAAGTAAAGGGCAAGCAGGGGACCAAGGCTGTGACATCGGACTGGATGGCCATGGAGCGCGAAAAAGGGATCTCTATCACATCGTCCGTGATGACTTTTGATTTCGATGGTTTGCGTGTGAACCTGTTGGATACACCGGGGCACAAAGACTTCTCTGAAGATACTTATCGAGTCTTGATGGCCGTGGAATCCGCCTGCATGCTGATCGACGTTGCCAAGGGTGTGGAAGAACGTACCAAAAAACTTTACGAAGTCTGCCGCCTGCGCAAGATTCCGATTTTCACATTCGTAAACAAACTCGATCGTGAGGGGAAAGATCCTCTGACTTTGATTGATGAAGTTGAAAAGACTTTGAACATGCAATGTTATCCGGTGACCTGGCCTCTGGGTATCGGTCAGCGTTTCCGTGGTATTTACAACCGTCTGACCAAAGAAATCTGGATCTACGATCAGCGCCGTGAAGAAGTGGAAGACTACAAAATCATTCCATTTGAAAAAGGCAAAGACGATCAAATCCTTTACGACTATCTGGACAAGGAATCCGCGGACCAGGTCCTGGAAGAGCTGGATCTGATTGAAAGTGCGTTGCCGCCATTTGATGTGAACGAATTCCTGAACGGCACGATCTCGCCGGTGACCTTTGGTTCTGCCAAACAGAACTTCGGGGTGGATACATTCCTGCAGTTCTTCACCAAGTACGCTCCAGGTCCCCAGCCGCGCCATTTGAAGGACGGTAAGGACATGGATCCATGTGACGCGAACTTCTCGGGTTTTGTCTTTAAAATTCAGGCCAATATGGACAAGCGTCACCGCGACCGTATTGCCTTTATCCGTATCTGTTCTGGTAAATTTGAGCGTGGCATGAAGGTGAAACACTCCCGTCATGACAAAGAACTTAGACTTTCTTACGCCAGTCAGTTCGTCGCCGCTGATAAAGAAACCGTGGATGATGCCTACGCGGGCGATATCGTCGGGGTGGGTGACACAGGAAACTTTGCCATCGGGGACTGTGTGTATGCTTCTGGTAAAGTTCATTTCGAAGACATTCCCAAGTTTGCACCGGAACTGTTCGGCAAACTGTCCGTGCGTGATGCCTTGAAACGTCAGAAGATGAACGAGGCCCTGAATCACTTGTCTGAAGAGGGTGCGATTCAGTTGTTTATCGATCCTATCGTTGGTCATCAGGATCCGATCATCGGCGCGGTCGGTGAACTTCAGTTCGAAGTTTTGATCCGTCGCCTGCAGGATGAATACAACCTGGAAGTGAAGTTGAGCCGTCTGCCATACGGTGTGGCCCGCTGGCCGCGCACTGAAGACGGAAAACCAGTTACGGATCTTAAGGGCGGCGCCAACATGTTCCGTGACCTGCAGGACAACCCGGTTGTTCTGGTAAATCAGGAATGGGACTTGAACTGGCTAAAACGCGAAAACCCAACAGTTGAATTCCACACTAGCATATCGAGAGCTAGATAA
- the trhO gene encoding oxygen-dependent tRNA uridine(34) hydroxylase TrhO: MSESLNYYVTAYYRFTKLADLPAIQKALEDKAEELNVKGLVILGDEGYNSTCAASSIESFEAWKTFIREYFNSPDQFFKDSESTKSPFRRFKVKVRNEIVTTGIPGVMPPEGVNHHLSPTEWNKVMKEETDYVMIDTRNWYEYKIGTFKGALNPNIEKFTEFPQYIEAQGIPKDKKMLIFCTGGIRCEKGILELQDKGYNNVFQLDGGILNYMKEYPNDQFEGECFVFDHRVAVDQNLQPTTKFGLCPHCGQPSTIKIECKRCDAHELICEDCIKVEYAKDTCSKNCAYQLEKHPARKGQKQLVPFEIEKMKAEGKDTGSIPQIRVTRTKYISLNKNGEAETRSTKETAE, translated from the coding sequence ATGTCTGAATCGCTGAACTATTATGTTACGGCCTATTATCGTTTTACTAAACTGGCGGATCTGCCAGCCATCCAAAAAGCTCTGGAAGACAAAGCTGAAGAACTTAACGTCAAAGGACTCGTGATCCTGGGCGATGAGGGCTACAACTCCACATGCGCAGCTTCTTCGATCGAATCCTTCGAAGCCTGGAAAACCTTTATCCGCGAGTACTTCAATTCTCCGGATCAGTTCTTCAAAGATTCAGAATCCACGAAGTCTCCGTTCCGTCGCTTCAAGGTCAAAGTCCGCAATGAAATCGTGACCACGGGTATTCCTGGCGTGATGCCTCCGGAAGGTGTGAATCATCACCTGTCCCCGACAGAGTGGAACAAGGTCATGAAAGAAGAAACTGATTACGTCATGATCGACACGCGCAACTGGTACGAGTACAAAATCGGCACCTTCAAGGGCGCGCTGAATCCGAACATTGAAAAGTTCACCGAATTCCCGCAATACATCGAGGCCCAGGGCATCCCTAAAGACAAAAAGATGCTGATTTTCTGCACCGGCGGTATTCGTTGTGAAAAAGGCATTTTGGAACTTCAGGACAAGGGCTACAACAACGTCTTCCAATTGGACGGCGGTATTCTGAATTACATGAAAGAGTACCCGAACGATCAGTTCGAGGGTGAGTGCTTCGTCTTTGATCATCGCGTGGCGGTGGATCAGAACCTGCAACCGACCACCAAATTCGGCTTGTGCCCGCACTGCGGCCAGCCTTCCACGATCAAGATCGAATGCAAACGCTGTGATGCCCATGAATTGATCTGCGAAGACTGCATCAAAGTCGAATATGCCAAGGACACGTGCTCCAAGAACTGTGCTTACCAGTTGGAAAAACATCCGGCCCGCAAAGGTCAAAAACAACTGGTGCCTTTTGAAATCGAAAAAATGAAGGCTGAAGGCAAGGACACGGGAAGCATTCCTCAGATCCGTGTCACTCGCACAAAGTATATTTCACTGAACAAAAACGGCGAAGCGGAAACCCGCTCCACCAAAGAAACTGCTGAGTAG
- a CDS encoding beta strand repeat-containing protein — protein MRPLNVPFAFILLAFFATGFAHATPGTLTYQGRIKNTQGSPLEYNGVIFEFSITNPQGTCVMYRETSPALDMRNSAGVFDVPIGAGTKIFPAIPAFKLLDVFENSGSFNCEGGGSYAPVADDKRLLRVQFYDGVGWRLITPDADIRSVPFAAQAKVAQSAHKLGTLLPGDVLEKASLPLCPAGQYLRHVAPAGTFLCETAVVSGANVTGNIPGTAAGFSGSLAGDVTGAQSATSVDRIKGTPVLNSGLAAGKVLKYDGTNWAPADDNSGTANAITAMTGDVSSAGNPTATVTLNSNAVTTAKIQDGAVNSAKIADGSIVNDDISAGAAISDSKLATITTSGKVSGDAITTGTIGGSTAINTSGLIRTSGGLRLYSGTNYIELKAPTLVQNSSYELPTADGGNGQVLTTDGTGKLSWTTIVNSGGTVTGVTANAPLASTGGTAPVISLNDSGVGAGTYSKVTVNSKGLVTGGSNLTATELPNLAGDVTSTAGLSNSKVEKIQGVSVASTTPVIGQVLMHDSSKWNVQYFGFGQLRSTVTGNPQMPATCATNNKTLNWSAITDTFTCVDIAIANTQVSGLGTASTKNFGAAAGNLVELDGSGKIPASLLPASAFADDLGNHTATTHLNLATFNITGAGKVFLSDGAANSPSLTFTGSPLTGFFNSSGALGLSTSGSERMRIDTSGNLGLGTAAPTSALHVERTQDADTTVQVRNTHDTGTAAGARFIASNEKSGIWFGISGTSNTNTGLGSPGDAYIYNAAGTATGKNLNVINNQTGNIHFFAGSTATGTPRMTITNTGLVGINTAAPLQKLHVENGNMVITGTAPAYQLKENDTTDQNWQMGINNGNLRFATQNDALNSSSDKVVISQAGNVGIGATAPTAKLEVAGTIHSTSGGIKFPDGSVQTTAASGAATWTSLGLTSLGAVSMTTTTEQSFTLPVAAQTASQILVYLRCHSGNASTTGADDIRIYTKEGAATYDHYLLMFPYAGQGAVGYNSDSFWLPKTSDNKIYLAHSMAPGSANSGCNFYITGYK, from the coding sequence ATGAGGCCCTTGAACGTACCATTTGCCTTCATACTCCTCGCTTTCTTTGCGACCGGATTTGCGCATGCAACACCGGGCACTTTGACGTATCAAGGACGCATCAAAAACACACAAGGCTCTCCGCTGGAATACAATGGTGTGATCTTTGAATTTTCCATCACAAATCCTCAAGGCACCTGTGTCATGTACCGCGAAACCTCCCCCGCTCTGGATATGCGCAATTCCGCGGGGGTGTTCGATGTTCCCATTGGTGCCGGAACTAAAATCTTCCCTGCCATTCCCGCCTTTAAATTACTGGATGTTTTTGAAAACAGCGGCTCTTTCAATTGCGAGGGCGGAGGCTCCTACGCACCGGTCGCAGATGATAAAAGACTTCTGCGAGTGCAATTTTATGATGGTGTTGGCTGGCGCCTGATCACTCCGGATGCCGACATCCGCTCGGTCCCCTTTGCCGCTCAGGCGAAGGTGGCCCAGTCGGCCCACAAACTGGGGACTCTGCTGCCGGGTGATGTTCTGGAAAAAGCCAGTCTACCACTGTGTCCCGCTGGCCAATATCTTCGTCACGTCGCTCCTGCTGGGACTTTCCTGTGCGAAACGGCCGTGGTCTCCGGCGCGAATGTAACCGGCAATATCCCGGGCACTGCCGCTGGATTCAGTGGCAGTTTGGCGGGGGATGTGACCGGAGCGCAGAGTGCCACCTCCGTGGATCGCATCAAGGGAACTCCCGTTCTTAACTCCGGCCTGGCCGCGGGTAAAGTGCTAAAATACGACGGAACCAACTGGGCACCGGCCGATGACAATTCCGGCACCGCGAACGCGATCACTGCCATGACTGGTGATGTGTCGTCTGCGGGCAATCCGACGGCAACTGTCACACTCAACAGCAATGCAGTCACGACAGCCAAAATTCAAGACGGAGCGGTCAACTCCGCCAAGATTGCAGATGGTAGTATTGTTAATGATGACATCTCTGCAGGGGCTGCAATTTCAGACTCGAAACTTGCCACGATCACGACCTCTGGCAAGGTGTCTGGAGATGCCATCACAACTGGCACCATCGGAGGCTCCACCGCTATCAACACCAGCGGTCTTATCCGCACCTCGGGTGGTCTGCGGCTGTATTCTGGCACAAACTATATCGAGCTGAAGGCTCCGACCCTTGTTCAGAACAGCAGCTATGAACTCCCCACTGCAGATGGCGGCAATGGTCAGGTGCTCACCACAGACGGGACCGGCAAGCTGTCCTGGACAACGATCGTCAACTCCGGCGGCACAGTCACAGGTGTGACCGCAAACGCCCCCTTGGCAAGTACTGGAGGGACTGCGCCCGTGATCTCTCTGAATGATTCCGGCGTGGGCGCAGGCACTTACTCTAAAGTCACCGTTAACAGCAAAGGCCTGGTCACCGGTGGAAGCAATCTGACAGCAACAGAACTTCCCAATCTCGCGGGTGATGTGACATCCACCGCGGGACTGAGCAACAGCAAAGTTGAAAAGATTCAGGGTGTTTCTGTGGCGTCGACGACACCGGTCATAGGGCAGGTGTTGATGCATGATTCCAGCAAGTGGAACGTGCAGTACTTCGGCTTTGGGCAACTGCGTTCCACAGTCACAGGCAATCCACAGATGCCCGCAACCTGCGCCACAAACAACAAAACATTAAACTGGAGCGCAATCACAGACACCTTCACGTGTGTGGATATCGCCATTGCCAACACCCAGGTGAGCGGATTGGGAACAGCTTCCACTAAAAACTTTGGTGCCGCTGCCGGCAATCTGGTCGAACTGGATGGTTCAGGAAAAATCCCGGCCTCGCTCCTGCCCGCTTCAGCCTTTGCTGATGATCTTGGAAATCATACGGCGACGACACACTTGAATTTGGCCACCTTCAATATCACCGGAGCAGGCAAAGTCTTTCTATCGGATGGCGCCGCGAATTCTCCATCGCTGACATTCACCGGCAGCCCCTTGACAGGATTCTTTAATTCCTCAGGAGCTCTGGGCTTAAGCACTTCCGGCTCGGAACGGATGCGGATTGATACCAGCGGCAATCTGGGGCTGGGGACCGCGGCCCCAACTTCCGCTTTACACGTCGAAAGAACTCAGGATGCAGACACAACCGTCCAAGTCCGCAACACCCATGACACCGGAACTGCGGCGGGAGCACGGTTCATTGCGAGCAACGAAAAAAGTGGCATTTGGTTTGGTATCTCTGGAACCTCCAACACCAATACGGGATTGGGCAGCCCGGGAGATGCTTACATCTATAATGCCGCAGGCACAGCGACTGGGAAGAACCTGAATGTTATTAACAATCAAACCGGCAACATTCATTTCTTTGCCGGATCAACAGCAACCGGCACACCCCGGATGACCATCACGAACACGGGCCTTGTGGGAATCAACACTGCGGCTCCCCTGCAGAAATTGCATGTTGAAAATGGAAATATGGTGATCACAGGAACCGCGCCTGCGTATCAGTTGAAAGAAAACGACACCACGGACCAGAACTGGCAGATGGGCATCAATAACGGCAACCTGCGTTTCGCGACCCAAAATGATGCTCTGAACTCTTCATCGGACAAAGTGGTCATTTCACAGGCTGGAAATGTCGGTATAGGCGCCACGGCTCCGACCGCAAAATTGGAAGTCGCGGGAACCATTCATTCCACTTCCGGCGGAATTAAATTTCCAGATGGTTCCGTGCAAACAACAGCAGCCTCTGGCGCCGCCACGTGGACAAGCTTGGGACTGACCAGTTTGGGTGCCGTTTCCATGACCACCACCACTGAGCAAAGTTTCACGCTCCCCGTTGCGGCCCAAACCGCCTCACAAATTCTGGTGTATCTGCGCTGTCACAGCGGAAATGCCTCAACAACCGGAGCGGACGACATTCGGATTTACACCAAAGAAGGGGCTGCAACTTACGATCACTATCTGCTGATGTTCCCTTATGCGGGACAAGGGGCTGTCGGTTACAATTCAGATTCATTTTGGCTTCCCAAAACGTCCGACAACAAAATCTATCTAGCTCATTCCATGGCGCCCGGCTCCGCGAATAGCGGCTGCAACTTTTATATCACCGGATACAAATAA
- a CDS encoding calcium:proton antiporter, which produces MIVSAAQFIRKGLEPQHLISSLSFVVFLLSSVFGSDNLWMSITASVFLGVAVMSSVHHAEVIAHKIGEGLGTLVLALCVTIIEVGLIVSLMNQSTVSADSAVLARDTVFAAVMIITNGMVALCLILGGMKYKEQEFQVQGSKSLMVVLMTLALLVFVLPNFTTTTAAGTYNPPQMIFIGIICVVLYLLFILFQTTTHKTYFEAVDTKSDISPIESTHEITKTDAWLSFISLSVSLIAVIGLAKMISPLIEQGVDYVGAPKSMVGLLIAGIVLLPETWAAINAARANRLQTSLNLALGSGIASIALTIPTVIAFCLYTNQTLMLGLDPKNMVFLIMTFMAGTITLGTGKATLLQGAVHGVILLTYFVMSFIP; this is translated from the coding sequence ATGATCGTGAGCGCAGCCCAATTCATCCGCAAAGGATTGGAACCCCAGCATTTGATTTCCTCGTTAAGTTTCGTGGTATTTCTGCTTTCCAGTGTTTTTGGTTCGGACAATCTGTGGATGTCCATCACCGCATCCGTGTTTCTGGGGGTGGCTGTGATGTCTTCCGTGCACCATGCCGAAGTCATTGCCCACAAAATCGGCGAAGGCCTGGGGACCCTGGTGCTGGCCCTTTGCGTGACGATCATTGAAGTCGGACTGATTGTGTCACTGATGAACCAGTCCACCGTCAGCGCAGATTCTGCCGTATTGGCTCGTGACACAGTGTTTGCGGCGGTGATGATTATCACCAACGGGATGGTGGCCCTGTGCCTGATTCTGGGGGGAATGAAGTACAAAGAGCAAGAGTTCCAGGTTCAAGGCTCAAAAAGTCTGATGGTCGTTTTAATGACCCTGGCCCTTTTGGTGTTCGTGCTTCCAAACTTCACCACCACAACTGCAGCAGGCACCTACAATCCCCCACAAATGATCTTCATCGGTATCATCTGCGTGGTCTTGTATCTTTTGTTTATTCTTTTCCAGACCACCACACACAAAACATACTTCGAGGCCGTGGACACCAAAAGTGATATTTCCCCGATTGAGTCCACCCATGAAATCACCAAGACCGATGCGTGGCTGAGTTTCATTTCCCTGTCTGTCAGCCTGATTGCGGTGATTGGTCTGGCGAAAATGATTTCACCTTTGATCGAACAGGGGGTGGATTATGTCGGGGCTCCGAAATCGATGGTGGGTCTTCTGATTGCGGGTATTGTGCTTTTGCCTGAGACCTGGGCCGCCATCAACGCCGCCCGTGCCAATCGTCTGCAAACAAGCTTGAATCTGGCGCTGGGTTCCGGTATCGCCAGTATTGCGCTGACGATCCCGACGGTGATCGCTTTCTGCCTGTACACAAACCAGACGCTGATGCTGGGTCTTGACCCTAAAAACATGGTCTTCCTGATCATGACTTTCATGGCGGGCACAATCACTCTGGGAACAGGCAAGGCCACCCTGCTTCAGGGCGCTGTTCACGGTGTAATTCTATTAACTTATTTTGTGATGTCCTTCATCCCTTGA
- a CDS encoding SlyX family protein → MSEDRFVDIEIKLTHQEQKLEELNQVLYEQQKTIDKLETLLQGLTSRLKEVLGSEGDEIRGNEKPPHY, encoded by the coding sequence ATGAGCGAAGACAGATTCGTGGATATTGAAATCAAATTGACCCATCAGGAACAAAAACTGGAAGAGCTGAACCAGGTGCTTTATGAACAACAAAAGACCATCGACAAACTGGAGACCCTGCTGCAGGGCCTGACCAGTCGATTGAAAGAAGTTCTGGGATCAGAAGGTGACGAGATTCGCGGCAACGAAAAGCCGCCTCATTACTAA
- a CDS encoding ribonuclease H family protein, translating to MRSFFLPRFEVYTDGSVKNGRGAWAYVVVRRNRVLREASGVQTRPTSNQMEFQAAIEALSSLPEKSRIVLYTDSRVLIETLQKVPEWKGLGWVKSRGQPIPQVNQLKQLDQLLTVRKVQWKWVKAHSGIKHNERCDVLCVRARSGS from the coding sequence GTGCGCAGTTTTTTTCTGCCGCGCTTTGAAGTGTACACAGATGGCAGCGTTAAGAACGGCCGGGGGGCCTGGGCTTATGTGGTTGTCCGTCGTAATCGGGTGCTTCGCGAAGCCAGCGGGGTGCAGACAAGACCCACCAGCAACCAAATGGAGTTTCAGGCAGCCATTGAAGCTCTGTCTTCTTTGCCGGAAAAATCCCGCATTGTGCTTTACACAGATTCACGTGTCCTGATCGAAACGCTGCAAAAGGTCCCTGAATGGAAAGGGCTGGGTTGGGTGAAGTCCCGCGGTCAGCCGATTCCTCAGGTGAATCAACTGAAACAGCTGGATCAGTTGCTGACCGTGCGGAAGGTTCAGTGGAAATGGGTGAAGGCGCACTCAGGAATTAAGCACAACGAACGATGTGACGTGCTTTGTGTTCGGGCGCGGTCTGGGTCCTGA
- a CDS encoding response regulator transcription factor yields the protein MSLEKVLIIDDHPIVRAGLKTEVERLSDAFTVVGEAEDAAHALQMIQAENPSVVLLDHLLRGSSGFEVLDFIRKFNASIRVMVFTQSLESAILKTYWNSPVVAIVSKGSLLEDVPKALLALKRGERFLSANIREAIDKAGVEVLTKREIEVARMIATGRSNKEIAEVLGCSDQTIKTHKTNIMTKLGVNTSVEVAMWVTKQGLS from the coding sequence ATGAGTTTGGAAAAAGTTTTGATTATTGATGATCATCCGATAGTCCGCGCTGGCTTAAAAACTGAAGTGGAGCGTCTTTCTGACGCTTTTACGGTGGTGGGCGAGGCGGAGGACGCGGCGCACGCGCTGCAGATGATACAAGCCGAAAACCCTTCGGTGGTTTTGCTGGATCATCTTCTTCGGGGGTCCAGCGGTTTTGAAGTTTTGGATTTTATCCGCAAGTTTAATGCCTCCATTCGTGTGATGGTTTTTACGCAGTCTTTGGAGTCTGCCATTTTGAAAACTTACTGGAACTCTCCGGTGGTGGCGATTGTCAGCAAAGGATCTCTGCTTGAGGATGTGCCCAAAGCGCTTCTGGCTCTGAAAAGAGGAGAGCGCTTTCTTTCTGCCAATATTCGCGAGGCTATCGATAAAGCCGGTGTCGAGGTTCTGACTAAAAGAGAAATCGAAGTGGCAAGAATGATTGCCACAGGTCGCTCGAATAAAGAGATTGCCGAAGTGCTGGGTTGTTCTGATCAGACAATCAAAACCCACAAGACCAATATCATGACCAAGTTGGGAGTGAATACTTCCGTGGAAGTCGCCATGTGGGTGACAAAGCAGGGCTTATCCTAA